In the Candidatus Baltobacteraceae bacterium genome, one interval contains:
- a CDS encoding YihY/virulence factor BrkB family protein — MRRLIGILRAAGVRFSRDGCAFLAQALAYNAVFAMIPLGLLAIAVFGFIFGSQDGQDLVLSTIDDVAPALHDLLADNLKNAIAVRGISGAIAVVALIWSGKNLFQGLAFALNRALNVPAGRPLVHDIALAIVMLPAMGLLLLLSTFVPPAVTYLAHAGGFSSPVLAQLTAFGVSIFLIFVVAATLYRFLPNRKLPWSFGISGAIFTAIAYEVAQIAFTIFTARTNLFHVYGALSTVLALLLWFYLLGNIFLYGAEISAVGLEEGAPPLLGTNTQ; from the coding sequence GTGCGGCGATTGATCGGCATCCTGCGTGCAGCCGGCGTCCGTTTTTCCCGCGATGGATGCGCGTTTCTCGCCCAAGCACTGGCATACAATGCTGTCTTTGCCATGATTCCGCTCGGGTTGCTCGCGATCGCGGTCTTCGGCTTCATCTTCGGCTCGCAAGACGGTCAGGATCTCGTGCTCTCGACGATCGATGACGTCGCTCCGGCGTTGCACGATCTCTTGGCCGACAACCTCAAGAACGCAATCGCCGTGCGCGGTATCTCGGGCGCAATCGCCGTCGTCGCGCTCATATGGTCCGGCAAGAATCTCTTTCAAGGTTTGGCGTTCGCTCTCAACCGTGCGCTGAACGTACCGGCCGGCCGACCGCTGGTTCACGACATTGCATTGGCGATCGTCATGCTTCCGGCGATGGGACTGCTCTTACTGCTCTCGACGTTTGTCCCGCCGGCGGTAACCTACCTCGCGCACGCCGGAGGCTTTTCATCGCCGGTCCTCGCGCAGCTTACAGCGTTCGGCGTATCGATCTTTTTGATCTTCGTCGTGGCTGCTACGCTCTATCGGTTCTTGCCGAATCGCAAGCTGCCGTGGAGTTTCGGGATCTCCGGGGCGATCTTTACGGCCATCGCATACGAGGTCGCTCAGATTGCGTTCACGATTTTCACCGCGCGTACGAATCTCTTTCACGTCTATGGCGCGCTTTCGACTGTCCTCGCGTTACTGCTCTGGTTCTATCTCTTAGGCAACATCTTCTTATATGGTGCCGAAATCAGCGCGGTAGGGCTCGAAGAGGGGGCTCCGCCGCTCTTGGGGACGAATACGCAATAG
- a CDS encoding putative hydro-lyase: MNLREAEPAEIRAAIRSGEYDGPTAGLAPQYVQTNLVVIPSDHAGEMADLCARNPVPCALIETLPPGKFTPQCAPDADIRTDLSQYRVYRKGLLLDKRHDILDLWHEDFVTFLIGCSYTFEYALEQAGFPMRHHAEGKSVPMYRTSLRLMPAGRLWGHMVVSMRPFKPEDVETVREVTRPYRAAHGEPVHWGDPEAIGIRRLDHPDEGDAVTLERGEIPVFWGCGVTPQHVAIESRIPYVIVHEPGHMFITDMHHEELALQTGRR; this comes from the coding sequence GTGAATCTGCGTGAAGCCGAGCCGGCGGAGATTCGTGCGGCAATTCGTTCGGGCGAATACGACGGACCGACTGCGGGTCTTGCGCCGCAGTACGTGCAGACGAACCTCGTCGTCATTCCGAGCGATCACGCCGGTGAAATGGCCGATCTCTGTGCCCGCAATCCCGTGCCGTGCGCGTTGATCGAAACGCTGCCGCCGGGAAAGTTCACGCCGCAATGTGCGCCGGATGCGGACATTCGCACGGACCTTTCGCAATACCGCGTTTATCGTAAAGGTTTGCTCCTGGACAAGCGGCACGACATTCTCGATCTCTGGCACGAAGATTTTGTTACGTTCTTGATCGGTTGCTCGTACACGTTTGAGTATGCGCTCGAACAAGCCGGGTTCCCGATGCGACATCACGCTGAAGGAAAGAGCGTTCCGATGTACCGCACCTCGCTGCGATTGATGCCGGCCGGACGTCTGTGGGGTCATATGGTGGTCAGCATGCGTCCGTTCAAGCCGGAAGATGTTGAAACCGTTCGTGAGGTCACGCGTCCGTATCGCGCTGCGCACGGTGAGCCCGTACATTGGGGCGACCCCGAAGCCATCGGCATTCGGCGTCTCGATCATCCCGACGAGGGCGACGCAGTCACACTCGAGCGTGGAGAGATCCCGGTGTTTTGGGGCTGCGGCGTCACGCCGCAGCATGTCGCTATCGAAAGCCGCATTCCGTATGTGATCGTGCACGAGCCCGGACACATGTTCATTACGGACATGCATCACGAGGAGCTGGCGCTACAGACCGGCCGCCGTTAG